In Lachnospiraceae bacterium, one DNA window encodes the following:
- a CDS encoding DUF3849 domain-containing protein, which yields MNTNDLNTALYEKMAAEQDKFRDWLKRQPPEEILHHTYEYTVREDIVMAMEELELTDAQAQALLESPSPLADVYRYFEKLETGHMDVIRDSIENRADDVCRAKEELRTTPVYPHSAAYAREHGELEQYRASNNANLQCKESIEAAVREHFDGMYLSHDAANGVIEIYGMERVSMVLSNTVQLQDWDGRYSRRNKEWAKTIPNDNPETVRCGYALNSHPAVLDGFIDLVRVEQQRSRTQGEKLQPSRPSVRDKLKQELPAHKPAAPKKREPER from the coding sequence ATGAATACTAACGATCTGAATACAGCCCTTTATGAAAAGATGGCTGCCGAACAGGACAAGTTCCGGGACTGGCTGAAAAGACAGCCCCCGGAAGAAATCCTGCACCACACCTATGAGTACACGGTTCGTGAGGACATTGTGATGGCGATGGAGGAACTGGAGCTGACTGATGCCCAGGCTCAGGCACTTTTGGAATCTCCCTCTCCGCTGGCGGATGTGTACCGTTACTTTGAAAAGCTGGAGACCGGTCACATGGATGTGATCCGGGACAGCATTGAGAACCGTGCCGATGATGTGTGCAGAGCCAAAGAGGAACTGCGAACAACACCGGTCTATCCCCATTCTGCCGCCTATGCGAGAGAACATGGGGAGCTGGAGCAGTACCGGGCTTCCAACAATGCAAATCTCCAATGCAAGGAGTCCATTGAAGCGGCGGTGCGGGAACACTTCGACGGAATGTATCTCAGCCACGATGCGGCAAATGGTGTGATCGAGATCTATGGCATGGAGCGTGTGTCCATGGTTCTGTCTAACACGGTCCAGCTTCAGGACTGGGATGGGCGCTACTCCCGACGCAACAAAGAATGGGCTAAGACCATTCCCAACGATAATCCCGAAACTGTCCGTTGTGGTTATGCCTTAAACAGCCACCCTGCTGTGCTGGATGGCTTTATTGATCTGGTGCGTGTAGAACAGCAGCGCAGCCGTACTCAGGGAGAAAAACTGCAACCGTCCCGCCCCTCAGTACGGGATAAGCTCAAACAGGAGCTGCCTGCCCATAAGCCTGCCGCCCCGAAGAAACGGGAGCCGGAGCGATAA